The following nucleotide sequence is from Bacillus sp. (in: firmicutes).
CATTACTTGTTCAAACAGCTAGCAAATTTAATTCTGACATTCAACTAGAATACAAAGACAAAAAAGTGAACTTAAAATCCATTATGGGCGTTATGTCTCTAGGGGTTGGTCAAGGTGCAGAAATCACAATTTACGTAGATGGCAGCGACGAACAAGAGGCGCTTAATAGCTTGGAGGAAACATTAAAAAGCAAAGGGTTAGCTGAATAAATGGCTAAAGTATTACTTGGTAAGCCCGCTTCGAATGGAATCGCGATCGCGAAAGCT
It contains:
- a CDS encoding phosphocarrier protein HPr, with the translated sequence MLQKTFKVIADTGIHARPATLLVQTASKFNSDIQLEYKDKKVNLKSIMGVMSLGVGQGAEITIYVDGSDEQEALNSLEETLKSKGLAE